In a genomic window of Demequina muriae:
- the tilS gene encoding tRNA lysidine(34) synthetase TilS — MTGPHPSVAALRTAVRAALDQSEIGTRVWVACSGGPDSLALAAATAFVGRKEGYLTGAIIVDHGLQSDSAAVAERAAAEVRRAGLHHVFIETVKVGREGGLESAARNARYAALNNRMDAEGGLSPVLLTGHTMDDQAETVLLALARGSGARALSGIPARRGRIIRPLLSLRRKDTIAACQALGLDPWHDPSNYVSDGPKRSALRTKVMPALVDVLGPGVVSGLARSAALLQADADELDRQARSAMGASVSEVRGEEWRCDMLAALPDAIRSRMIKMLAENRGAGPLTAAHVVAIDQLVTGFRGQGGVALPGGYEARREYGRLVIARPSPRT, encoded by the coding sequence ATGACCGGCCCCCACCCCTCGGTCGCCGCGCTGCGCACGGCGGTGCGCGCCGCCCTCGACCAGTCCGAGATCGGCACCCGCGTCTGGGTCGCGTGCTCGGGCGGGCCCGACTCGCTGGCGCTCGCCGCGGCGACGGCGTTCGTGGGCCGCAAGGAGGGCTACCTCACCGGCGCGATCATCGTGGACCACGGCCTGCAGAGCGACTCCGCGGCGGTGGCCGAGCGTGCGGCGGCAGAGGTTCGCAGGGCCGGACTCCATCATGTGTTCATCGAGACGGTGAAGGTGGGGCGCGAGGGGGGACTCGAATCGGCGGCCCGCAACGCCCGATACGCCGCGCTCAACAACCGCATGGACGCCGAGGGCGGGCTGTCGCCGGTGCTGCTCACGGGGCACACCATGGACGACCAGGCGGAGACCGTCCTGCTCGCACTCGCTCGCGGCTCGGGGGCACGGGCCCTGTCGGGGATCCCGGCGCGGCGCGGTCGCATCATCCGTCCGCTGCTGTCGCTGCGCCGCAAGGACACGATCGCCGCGTGTCAGGCGCTGGGGCTCGACCCGTGGCACGACCCGTCCAACTATGTGTCCGACGGGCCCAAGCGGTCGGCGCTGCGCACCAAGGTGATGCCCGCGCTCGTCGACGTCCTGGGCCCTGGCGTCGTCTCGGGCCTGGCGCGGTCGGCGGCGCTGCTGCAGGCCGATGCGGACGAGCTCGACCGGCAGGCGCGCTCCGCGATGGGGGCGAGCGTCTCCGAGGTGCGGGGCGAGGAGTGGCGGTGCGACATGCTCGCCGCCCTGCCGGACGCGATCCGTTCTCGCATGATCAAGATGCTCGCCGAGAACCGTGGCGCGGGCCCGTTGACGGCGGCCCACGTCGTCGCGATCGATCAGCTCGTCACCGGCTTCCGCGGACAGGGCGGCGTGGCCCTTCCCGGGGGCTACGAGGCGCGCCGTGAATATGGCAGGCTGGTCATCGCCCGCCCGAGTCCCCGCACCTGA
- the folE gene encoding GTP cyclohydrolase I FolE, whose protein sequence is MSEQSRSDRSADAGVAQPSPCAPSGTRHSPVDEEPQRPASAGRGVDTERAEAAVRELLIAIGEDPDRDGLKDTPARVARAYDEFFAGLTQNPEDVLSAVFELGHEEMILVKDIELYSMCEHHLVPFHGVAHVAYIPGEDGRITGLSKLARLVEMYARRPQVQERLTTQVADALVEHLGARGVIVVVEAEHLCMSMRGIRKPGSRTVTSAVRGVMRDVATRAEAMSLIVGK, encoded by the coding sequence ATGAGCGAGCAGTCACGCAGCGACCGGTCGGCCGATGCGGGGGTCGCCCAGCCTTCCCCGTGCGCCCCGAGCGGTACGCGCCACTCCCCGGTCGACGAGGAGCCCCAGCGTCCCGCATCGGCCGGGCGCGGCGTCGACACCGAGCGAGCCGAGGCCGCCGTCCGTGAGCTCCTGATCGCCATCGGCGAGGACCCGGACCGTGACGGGCTGAAGGACACCCCCGCCCGGGTCGCGCGCGCCTACGACGAGTTCTTCGCGGGTCTGACCCAGAACCCCGAGGACGTGCTGAGCGCGGTCTTCGAGCTGGGCCACGAAGAGATGATCCTCGTCAAGGACATCGAGCTGTACTCGATGTGCGAGCACCACCTGGTGCCGTTCCACGGGGTCGCCCACGTCGCGTACATCCCGGGCGAGGACGGCCGCATCACAGGACTGAGCAAGTTGGCTCGCTTGGTTGAGATGTACGCGCGCCGCCCTCAGGTCCAGGAGCGTCTCACGACCCAGGTCGCCGATGCGCTGGTGGAGCACCTCGGGGCCCGCGGCGTCATCGTCGTCGTCGAGGCGGAGCACCTGTGCATGTCGATGCGGGGGATCCGCAAGCCGGGCTCGCGCACGGTCACGAGTGCGGTGCGAGGCGTGATGCGCGACGTGGCGACGCGCGCCGAGGCGATGAGCCTCATCGTCGGGAAGTAG
- the dacB gene encoding D-alanyl-D-alanine carboxypeptidase/D-alanyl-D-alanine endopeptidase, with the protein MRRKVLAGILVPAVVMGGAGAYAVADAYDVVPGWITAEPVPVAPAPFLSPLPVSAASAPASAVSVVSADAPRPSADYVQSLAEAVRADERTGTSTNVSVVDVVTGDVLADLDADDVQVPASSTKLLTAVSAIADLGPDHRMTTTVTWEPAGRVVTLVAGGDMMLAAGEGHGGDGVDANGYAGIADLADAVVLAAPDVLSGGAVTIAVDDTAFEGPAVNPDWPQYALDNGYVVGATGLAVDVARTGDEQYSQRYPDPSIAAGDHLAAALSERGATIAEGVTRAASPGTASAVASVQSAPLSDVAHLLLRDSDNTIAEVVSRVHALETDRPTTPAGAAQATIAGLDGIGAPVRGLVLHDGAGFSERNRVSPEHLTGAITAALAAEPTQDLLDWLPVGGLEGTVGSRYADTSAAGALRAKTGSLTGVTALAGTVQTADGRLLAFAILADGMPYGPVAPRVAFDEMVTALADCGCEP; encoded by the coding sequence GTGCGCAGGAAGGTGCTGGCGGGGATTCTTGTCCCCGCCGTCGTGATGGGTGGGGCTGGTGCCTACGCCGTCGCGGATGCCTACGACGTCGTCCCCGGGTGGATCACGGCGGAGCCCGTCCCGGTGGCGCCCGCCCCGTTCCTCTCGCCGCTGCCCGTCTCCGCGGCCTCGGCCCCCGCATCGGCCGTCTCCGTGGTGAGCGCCGATGCGCCACGTCCGTCCGCGGACTACGTCCAGTCGCTCGCGGAGGCGGTCCGCGCTGACGAGCGCACGGGCACGTCCACGAACGTGTCGGTCGTGGACGTGGTGACCGGCGACGTGCTGGCGGACCTCGACGCCGATGACGTGCAGGTGCCCGCCTCGTCGACGAAGCTGCTGACCGCCGTGAGCGCCATCGCCGATCTCGGTCCCGACCACCGCATGACGACCACCGTGACGTGGGAGCCGGCCGGACGCGTCGTGACGCTCGTCGCGGGCGGCGACATGATGCTGGCGGCAGGGGAAGGGCACGGCGGGGACGGCGTCGACGCGAACGGATACGCCGGCATCGCCGATCTGGCCGATGCCGTGGTCCTGGCGGCACCCGACGTGCTGTCCGGCGGTGCCGTGACGATCGCCGTGGACGACACGGCCTTCGAGGGTCCCGCGGTGAACCCCGACTGGCCCCAGTACGCACTCGACAACGGATACGTCGTGGGCGCCACCGGTCTCGCCGTGGACGTCGCGCGCACCGGCGACGAGCAGTACTCGCAGCGCTATCCGGACCCGTCGATCGCTGCGGGCGATCACCTCGCGGCGGCCCTGTCCGAGCGGGGCGCGACCATCGCCGAGGGCGTGACGCGCGCCGCCAGCCCCGGCACCGCATCGGCCGTCGCATCGGTGCAGAGCGCGCCGCTGAGCGACGTCGCCCATCTGCTGCTGCGGGATTCCGACAACACGATCGCCGAGGTCGTCTCCCGCGTGCACGCGCTCGAGACCGACCGCCCCACGACGCCGGCGGGCGCGGCGCAGGCCACCATCGCGGGTCTGGACGGCATCGGTGCGCCGGTGCGCGGACTCGTGCTGCACGACGGTGCGGGCTTCTCCGAGCGCAACCGGGTGTCCCCGGAGCACCTGACGGGCGCCATCACCGCCGCGCTCGCCGCGGAGCCCACCCAGGATCTCCTCGACTGGCTGCCCGTCGGAGGCCTCGAGGGCACCGTCGGTTCTCGGTACGCCGACACGTCGGCGGCTGGCGCATTGCGGGCCAAGACCGGCTCGCTCACCGGAGTGACGGCGCTGGCGGGAACCGTGCAGACGGCCGATGGTCGGCTGCTCGCCTTCGCGATCCTCGCCGACGGGATGCCCTACGGCCCCGTCGCGCCCCGCGTCGCCTTCGACGAGATGGTCACGGCTTTGGCAGACTGTGGCTGTGAGCCCTAG
- a CDS encoding DUF3180 domain-containing protein — translation MSYLTWQRLTLVALCSLVLTWLVTLVMERGGATPERVPWTVLVVCAAAGTSALWLGWQVRRYVKGDKPGLDPIRAARTAVFAQACAYTGAILVGAFAGYGVGLLDEWSHGPRREVVISALLGAVAGGALLAAGAIAERWCRHHGDDDRGDRTEPSTA, via the coding sequence TTGTCGTACCTCACGTGGCAGCGGCTCACGCTCGTGGCGCTGTGCTCTCTGGTGCTCACGTGGCTGGTGACGCTCGTGATGGAGCGCGGCGGCGCGACGCCTGAGCGCGTGCCGTGGACCGTGCTCGTCGTCTGTGCGGCGGCCGGCACCTCCGCGCTGTGGCTCGGCTGGCAGGTACGTCGCTACGTCAAGGGCGACAAGCCCGGTCTCGATCCCATTCGCGCGGCGCGCACCGCCGTGTTCGCGCAGGCGTGCGCGTACACCGGCGCGATCCTGGTGGGCGCCTTCGCCGGGTACGGGGTCGGGCTGCTCGACGAGTGGTCTCACGGACCGCGCCGCGAGGTCGTCATCTCGGCGCTGCTCGGGGCGGTCGCGGGTGGGGCACTGCTGGCGGCGGGCGCCATCGCAGAGCGGTGGTGTCGCCACCACGGCGACGATGATCGCGGCGACCGCACGGAACCCTCCACCGCCTGA
- a CDS encoding NlpC/P60 family protein, which yields MDLQKAGDMSRWHTLRRAPQSVGTMGLVIALAFTALVAFPIAPARAADYPGEDEIAAAQAAASDAATGVAQLDAAIAQLEDALHQADVAARLADEDYHLAQDAAVAAERQLYAANNRADEADAALAEAKTGLAAVAMASYRNAGSMGNIEAIVKSDGFDEVMTRTEGLARASADADSTVQQVQAAEIVAATTREYAEQAAVTAEKAAGDAATALETAKGARESAERAVGDAATARAAAVTRLAEMRGVTAELEQERQNGLASERAARQQAQFQEEQERAEQSTPPPASDSGGSNNSGSNGGGSSPIDNPVTPAPNPRPTETADPEPQQPSNPDPAPEPEPEPEPEPEPEPEPTNSWRSSASQGSRAASHSLTLKGAPYAWGGNGPAYDCSGLTSASWRTAGISIPRSSGTQYAGVSKLPYSQLRKGDLVFWGSNRSASAIYHVAIYIGNGQIMEAQTHGKPAQQRSLYSWAVGDMMPYIGRP from the coding sequence ATGGATCTTCAGAAGGCAGGCGACATGTCGCGATGGCACACGCTCCGCCGTGCACCCCAGTCGGTGGGCACGATGGGGCTCGTGATCGCGCTCGCGTTCACCGCGCTCGTGGCCTTCCCCATCGCGCCTGCCCGCGCCGCTGACTACCCGGGCGAGGACGAGATCGCTGCCGCTCAGGCCGCCGCCTCGGACGCCGCCACCGGAGTCGCCCAGCTCGATGCCGCGATCGCCCAGCTCGAAGACGCCTTGCACCAGGCCGATGTCGCCGCGCGCCTCGCCGACGAGGACTATCACCTCGCCCAGGATGCCGCGGTGGCCGCCGAGCGCCAGCTCTACGCCGCCAACAACCGCGCCGATGAAGCCGACGCCGCACTGGCAGAGGCCAAGACCGGGCTCGCCGCCGTCGCGATGGCGTCCTACCGCAACGCCGGTTCGATGGGAAACATCGAGGCGATCGTGAAGTCCGACGGGTTCGACGAGGTCATGACCCGTACCGAGGGGCTCGCCCGCGCATCGGCCGATGCCGACTCGACCGTGCAGCAGGTCCAGGCCGCCGAAATCGTCGCCGCGACCACGCGCGAGTACGCCGAGCAGGCCGCGGTGACCGCCGAGAAGGCAGCCGGGGACGCCGCCACCGCGCTCGAGACCGCCAAGGGCGCTCGCGAGTCCGCCGAACGTGCGGTCGGAGACGCCGCGACGGCACGTGCCGCGGCGGTCACGCGACTGGCAGAGATGCGCGGGGTCACCGCGGAGCTCGAGCAGGAGCGACAGAACGGACTCGCCTCGGAGCGCGCGGCGCGACAGCAGGCCCAGTTCCAGGAGGAGCAGGAGCGCGCCGAGCAGTCGACGCCGCCCCCCGCGTCGGACAGCGGTGGCTCGAACAACAGTGGCTCGAACGGGGGCGGCTCATCGCCGATCGACAACCCCGTGACGCCTGCGCCGAACCCCCGCCCCACCGAGACTGCGGACCCCGAGCCGCAGCAGCCGTCGAACCCTGACCCGGCTCCTGAGCCCGAGCCGGAGCCGGAGCCGGAGCCTGAGCCCGAACCGGAGCCCACGAACTCGTGGCGCTCGAGCGCATCGCAGGGCTCTCGAGCCGCCTCGCACTCGCTGACGCTCAAGGGCGCCCCGTACGCATGGGGCGGCAATGGCCCGGCCTACGACTGCTCCGGGCTGACCTCCGCCTCATGGCGCACAGCCGGGATCTCGATCCCGCGCTCGTCGGGCACTCAGTACGCCGGAGTCTCGAAGCTGCCGTACTCGCAGCTGCGCAAGGGCGACTTGGTGTTCTGGGGATCGAACCGCAGCGCATCGGCGATCTATCACGTCGCGATCTACATCGGCAACGGCCAGATCATGGAGGCCCAGACCCACGGCAAGCCTGCGCAGCAGCGCAGCCTGTACTCGTGGGCCGTCGGCGACATGATGCCGTACATCGGCCGCCCGTAG
- the folP gene encoding dihydropteroate synthase: protein MTLVMGILNVTPDSFSDGGRWHTADAAIARGMALAAEGADIVDVGGESTRPGATRVDPGEEVTRVLPVVEALAGEGITVSIDTMRARTARAAVDAGARYVNDVSGGLADPEMTRIVAELECEYIAGHWRAFDDQIDAPDAFGDVVAEVRHELLQRVRAFQDAGVDSNRIVIDPGLGFGKGTDENWGLLAHLDVLRAMGPRILVGASRKRFVGAAIARDGVPDADPAARDHATTAITTLCAQQDVWGVRVHDARAARDAIQVVSAWQNALERQR from the coding sequence GTGACGCTCGTCATGGGCATCCTCAACGTCACTCCGGACAGCTTCAGCGACGGCGGTCGCTGGCACACGGCCGATGCGGCCATCGCCAGGGGGATGGCGCTCGCTGCGGAGGGCGCGGACATCGTCGACGTGGGCGGCGAGTCCACCCGTCCGGGCGCGACGAGGGTCGACCCTGGCGAGGAGGTCACTCGGGTGCTGCCAGTCGTGGAGGCGCTGGCGGGCGAGGGAATCACCGTGTCGATCGACACCATGCGCGCGCGCACCGCGCGGGCTGCGGTGGACGCCGGCGCGCGGTACGTCAACGACGTCTCGGGCGGGCTCGCGGACCCCGAGATGACGCGCATCGTGGCAGAGCTCGAGTGCGAGTACATCGCCGGGCATTGGCGTGCCTTCGATGACCAGATCGATGCTCCCGACGCGTTCGGGGACGTGGTCGCAGAGGTGCGCCACGAACTGCTCCAGCGCGTGCGCGCGTTCCAGGACGCAGGTGTCGACTCGAACCGCATCGTCATCGATCCGGGCCTGGGCTTCGGCAAGGGAACGGACGAGAACTGGGGTCTGCTCGCGCACCTCGACGTGCTCCGAGCGATGGGCCCGCGGATCCTGGTGGGCGCGTCGCGCAAGCGGTTCGTCGGCGCCGCGATCGCACGCGACGGCGTCCCCGACGCGGACCCCGCGGCGCGCGACCACGCCACCACCGCGATCACCACGCTGTGCGCCCAGCAGGACGTGTGGGGCGTGCGCGTGCACGATGCGAGAGCGGCGCGAGACGCCATCCAGGTCGTGTCCGCTTGGCAGAACGCGCTCGAACGGCAACGATGA
- the hpt gene encoding hypoxanthine phosphoribosyltransferase — MDDFTKVIVSENDISRKLDALSAQIREDYEGKDLLLVGVLKGAVMVMADLARRMPPTVQMDWMAVSSYGSGTKSSGVVRILKDLDADLSGRHVLIVEDIIDTGITLHWLLGNLRSRGAASVEVMTLLRKPDAVQVEVPVKYLGFEIPNEFVVGYGLDYAERYRTLPFVAILNPAVYGD, encoded by the coding sequence ATGGACGACTTCACCAAGGTGATCGTCAGCGAGAACGACATCTCTCGCAAGCTCGACGCTCTCTCGGCTCAGATCCGCGAGGACTACGAGGGCAAGGACCTGCTGCTCGTCGGCGTTCTCAAGGGGGCTGTCATGGTGATGGCAGACCTCGCGCGGCGCATGCCGCCCACGGTGCAGATGGACTGGATGGCCGTGTCGTCCTACGGCTCGGGCACCAAGTCCTCCGGCGTGGTGCGGATCCTCAAGGACCTCGACGCCGATCTGAGCGGGCGCCACGTGCTCATCGTGGAGGACATCATCGACACCGGCATCACGCTGCACTGGCTGCTGGGAAACCTGCGCTCGCGCGGCGCCGCCTCGGTCGAGGTGATGACGCTGCTGCGCAAGCCCGACGCCGTCCAGGTCGAGGTCCCGGTCAAGTACCTGGGCTTCGAGATCCCCAACGAGTTCGTCGTCGGCTACGGCCTCGACTACGCGGAGCGGTATCGGACGCTGCCGTTCGTGGCGATCCTCAACCCGGCGGTCTACGGAGACTGA
- a CDS encoding inorganic diphosphatase, protein MEFNVTIEIPKGSRNKYEVDHETGRIILDRMLFTSTRYPDDYGFIDGTLGQDGDPLDALVLLEEPTFPGCMIRCRALGMFRMSDEAGVDDKVLCVPMGDQRQAWRQELTDISDFHRLEVQHFFEVYKDLEPGKSVEGATWEGRIEAEAEIQRSFERAQGTAFEHMNPLNPPAGH, encoded by the coding sequence ATGGAATTCAATGTGACGATCGAGATCCCTAAGGGATCACGAAACAAGTACGAGGTGGACCACGAGACGGGCCGCATCATCCTCGATCGCATGTTGTTCACCTCCACTCGGTATCCCGACGACTACGGGTTCATCGACGGCACTCTCGGCCAGGATGGCGATCCCCTCGACGCGCTCGTCCTGCTGGAGGAGCCCACGTTCCCCGGCTGCATGATCCGTTGCCGCGCGCTCGGCATGTTCCGCATGAGCGACGAAGCCGGCGTGGACGACAAGGTGCTGTGCGTGCCCATGGGCGACCAGCGTCAGGCGTGGCGTCAGGAGCTCACGGACATCTCCGACTTCCACCGCCTCGAGGTGCAGCACTTCTTCGAGGTCTACAAGGACCTCGAGCCTGGCAAGTCCGTCGAGGGCGCGACCTGGGAGGGCCGCATCGAAGCAGAGGCCGAGATCCAGCGCTCCTTCGAGCGCGCCCAGGGCACTGCCTTCGAGCACATGAACCCGCTCAACCCGCCAGCCGGGCACTGA
- the folK gene encoding 2-amino-4-hydroxy-6-hydroxymethyldihydropteridine diphosphokinase: MTTAARPYVRDGIEFDQIAVRGIRVSGYHGVNANEREDGQLFLADVVVHVNTRTAAVGDDLSRSVNYSEVADRTAEILAGSPFKLIEAVAEHIARELLEIEGAECVDVTVHKPQAPLHVEFKDVTITIRRDLRDGSLSADKRIGSSAGFSDDPLDPGAGPARDIMDERPAQPVPAVIALGGNLGDVEPTFREALAALHRVPGVEVRAASPLVRSVPEGGADQPDYLNAVARIHTSLAPRQLLAACNGIEMLYGRDRTVPGSARTLDLDLITYDGVTGESPDLTLPHPRAHLRGFVLLPWAHMEPDATLEPYGRVADLARQAAFDGVTVVGPQWPHVPAPDALSPASAPSVPSAPAQRSAEATPTPRLEPEVADWQPEQPSAASPAPGAPEPSQGEHAPEPGPEHRPSAPSAPSQPGVPRRASFGVARQTPPADESGHSGHQ; the protein is encoded by the coding sequence ATGACCACAGCAGCGAGGCCCTACGTCAGAGACGGCATCGAGTTCGACCAGATCGCGGTGCGCGGCATCCGGGTCTCCGGATATCACGGCGTCAACGCGAACGAGCGCGAGGACGGCCAGCTGTTCCTGGCCGACGTGGTCGTTCACGTGAACACCAGGACTGCCGCCGTCGGCGACGATCTGTCGCGCTCGGTCAACTACTCCGAGGTCGCGGACCGCACCGCGGAGATCCTCGCGGGCTCTCCGTTCAAGCTCATCGAGGCGGTGGCCGAGCACATCGCTCGCGAACTGCTCGAGATCGAGGGCGCCGAATGCGTGGATGTCACGGTCCACAAGCCGCAGGCGCCGCTGCACGTGGAGTTCAAGGACGTGACGATCACCATTCGCCGCGACCTGCGCGACGGCTCGCTCTCCGCGGACAAGCGCATCGGCTCCTCCGCGGGGTTCTCCGACGACCCGCTGGACCCGGGCGCCGGGCCGGCGCGCGACATCATGGACGAGCGCCCCGCACAGCCGGTGCCCGCCGTCATCGCGCTGGGCGGCAATCTGGGCGATGTCGAGCCGACCTTCCGCGAAGCGCTCGCCGCGCTGCATCGCGTCCCCGGGGTCGAGGTGCGCGCCGCCTCGCCGCTGGTGAGGTCCGTGCCCGAAGGCGGCGCCGATCAGCCCGACTATCTCAACGCGGTGGCCCGCATTCACACGTCGCTCGCGCCTCGCCAGCTGCTCGCCGCGTGCAATGGGATCGAGATGCTCTACGGCCGCGACCGCACGGTGCCGGGCTCGGCGCGCACGCTCGACCTCGACCTCATCACCTACGACGGCGTGACGGGGGAGAGCCCCGATCTCACGCTGCCGCACCCGCGTGCTCATCTCCGTGGGTTCGTCCTGCTGCCGTGGGCCCACATGGAGCCCGACGCGACGCTCGAGCCGTACGGGCGTGTCGCTGACCTGGCCCGCCAGGCTGCGTTCGACGGCGTGACGGTCGTCGGGCCCCAGTGGCCGCACGTCCCTGCGCCCGATGCGCTCTCACCCGCGTCCGCGCCGTCCGTCCCGTCCGCGCCGGCCCAGCGGTCCGCTGAGGCGACGCCCACGCCGCGCCTCGAGCCCGAGGTCGCCGACTGGCAGCCCGAGCAGCCTTCGGCCGCGTCGCCTGCGCCCGGCGCACCCGAGCCGAGCCAGGGCGAACACGCCCCCGAGCCCGGGCCCGAGCATCGGCCGAGCGCACCGTCCGCACCCTCGCAGCCCGGCGTGCCGCGCCGCGCCTCGTTCGGCGTGGCACGGCAGACTCCTCCCGCCGACGAGTCCGGCCACTCCGGGCACCAGTAG
- the ftsH gene encoding ATP-dependent zinc metalloprotease FtsH encodes MKKALTLRRIIPLVLIAVLAGWLVSSLFAPEVKRIDTSTGLEILDAGLVEQAKIIDGDQRVQLTLVENWAAELPEDAPEGWADYPAQIEFFWTAPQGEEIVDAVRTAAPEGGYDSEVPQTSIWTTLLFTFLPILLILGVILYLMSSMQGGGGRLMQFGKSKASLVTPDTPTVKFDDVAGVEEAVDELREIEEFLENPAKFQAVGAKIPKGVLLYGPPGTGKTLLARAVAGEAGVPFFHISGSDFVEMFVGVGASRVRDLFEQAKKNAPAIIFVDEIDAVGRHRGAGMGGGHDEREQTLNQMLVEMDGFDANTNVIMIAATNRPDILDPALLRPGRFDRQVGVDAPDLKGRQKVLEVHAKGKPIAPEVDLTLMARRTPGFTGADLANVLNEAALLTARRDLTLIGPSELDEAIDRVIAGPQKRTRIMNDHDKAVTAYHEGGHALVAAAMNHTDPVTKVTILPRGRALGYTMVMPQEDRYSKTRNQLLDNLAYAMGGRVAEELVFGDPSTGASNDISQATEIAKQMVTEYGMSPEVGSVRLAGSSGEVFLGRDMGHGRDYSETLAAKVDSEVRQLMDNAMEEATKALQANRGVLDQLATELLEKETLNEKELAEIFTKVKQVARRKHWVSGDWAPKTAPRKKPVTAPPPPKEEPKDALPTESVDAPIETQDGAE; translated from the coding sequence ATGAAAAAGGCACTCACCCTGCGCCGCATCATCCCCCTCGTCCTGATCGCCGTCCTGGCGGGCTGGCTGGTGTCCTCGCTATTCGCGCCCGAAGTCAAGCGCATCGACACGTCGACAGGCCTCGAGATCCTCGATGCCGGGCTGGTCGAGCAGGCGAAGATCATCGACGGGGATCAGCGCGTGCAGCTGACGCTCGTCGAGAACTGGGCCGCGGAGCTCCCGGAGGACGCCCCCGAGGGCTGGGCCGACTACCCCGCCCAGATCGAGTTCTTCTGGACCGCGCCGCAGGGCGAGGAGATCGTCGATGCTGTCCGGACCGCGGCCCCGGAGGGCGGCTACGACTCCGAGGTGCCTCAGACCAGCATCTGGACGACGCTGCTGTTCACGTTCCTCCCGATCCTGCTGATCCTCGGCGTGATCCTGTACCTGATGTCGAGCATGCAGGGCGGCGGCGGCCGGCTCATGCAGTTCGGCAAGTCCAAGGCCTCACTGGTCACGCCCGACACCCCGACCGTGAAGTTCGACGACGTCGCCGGTGTCGAAGAGGCGGTCGACGAGCTGCGCGAGATCGAGGAGTTCCTCGAGAACCCGGCCAAGTTCCAGGCCGTGGGCGCCAAGATCCCCAAGGGCGTGCTGCTCTACGGCCCCCCGGGAACCGGAAAGACGCTGCTCGCGCGCGCCGTCGCGGGCGAGGCCGGCGTGCCGTTCTTCCACATCTCCGGCTCCGACTTCGTCGAGATGTTCGTGGGTGTGGGCGCCAGCCGCGTGCGCGACCTGTTCGAGCAGGCCAAGAAGAACGCCCCGGCGATCATCTTCGTCGACGAGATCGATGCGGTGGGTCGCCACCGTGGCGCCGGCATGGGCGGCGGCCACGACGAGCGCGAGCAGACCCTCAACCAGATGCTGGTCGAGATGGACGGCTTCGACGCCAACACGAACGTCATCATGATCGCGGCGACCAACCGCCCCGACATCCTCGACCCGGCGCTTCTGCGTCCGGGCCGCTTCGACCGCCAGGTGGGCGTGGACGCGCCCGACCTCAAGGGTCGTCAGAAGGTCCTCGAGGTCCACGCCAAGGGCAAGCCCATCGCCCCCGAGGTCGATCTGACCCTGATGGCGAGGCGCACCCCGGGCTTCACCGGTGCTGACCTCGCGAACGTGCTGAACGAGGCGGCGCTGCTGACGGCGCGCCGCGATCTCACCCTCATCGGCCCCTCCGAGCTCGACGAGGCGATCGATCGCGTCATCGCCGGCCCGCAGAAGCGCACCCGGATCATGAACGACCACGACAAGGCCGTGACGGCGTACCACGAGGGCGGGCATGCGCTGGTGGCTGCCGCCATGAACCACACGGACCCGGTCACCAAGGTCACGATCCTGCCCCGCGGCCGCGCTCTCGGCTACACGATGGTGATGCCGCAGGAGGACCGATACTCGAAGACCCGCAACCAGCTGCTCGACAACCTCGCCTACGCGATGGGTGGACGCGTGGCGGAGGAGCTGGTGTTCGGCGATCCCTCGACCGGCGCGAGCAACGACATCTCGCAGGCCACCGAGATCGCCAAGCAGATGGTCACGGAGTACGGCATGTCGCCCGAGGTCGGGTCCGTGCGCCTGGCCGGCAGCTCCGGCGAGGTGTTCCTGGGCCGCGACATGGGCCATGGGCGCGACTACTCGGAGACGCTGGCCGCGAAAGTCGACTCCGAGGTTCGCCAACTCATGGACAACGCCATGGAGGAGGCCACCAAGGCCCTCCAGGCGAACCGCGGAGTGCTGGACCAGCTCGCGACGGAGCTCCTCGAGAAGGAGACTCTCAACGAGAAGGAACTCGCGGAGATCTTCACCAAGGTCAAGCAGGTCGCCCGGCGCAAGCACTGGGTGAGCGGCGACTGGGCGCCCAAGACCGCGCCCCGCAAGAAGCCCGTGACCGCGCCGCCGCCACCCAAGGAGGAGCCGAAGGATGCGCTCCCGACCGAGTCCGTGGACGCCCCCATCGAGACTCAGGACGGCGCCGAGTAG